The following is a genomic window from Staphylococcus capitis subsp. capitis.
GAATTTTGGTGCTTTAACGAAAAAATTAATTAGCAATTTACAAGAGAAACATGTCGAAGTGAATTATAAGCATGAAGTTCAAGACATTAAGAAACAGGATAATGGTAATTGGAATGTTGTTATTAAAGATTTAACATCTGGTCAAATAACAAATTATGAAACGGAATTTGTATTTATCGGTGCTGGTGGCGCTAGTTTACCTTTATTACAAAAAACAGGTATTAAAGAATCTAAACACATTGGCGGTTTCCCAGTAAGTGGATTATTCTTAAGATGTAAAAATCCTGATGTTATTAAACAGCATCATGCAAAAGTGTATGGTAAAGCAGAGGTGGGTGCACCTCCAATGTCTGTACCTCACTTAGATACACGTTTTGTTAACGGCGAACGTTCTTTATTATTTGGACCTTTCGCAGGTTTCTCACCTAAATTCTTAAAAACTGGCTCATATTTAGATTTAATTAAATCTGTTAAACCAAATAATATAGTAACGATGTTAAGTGCAGGTGTTAAAGAGTTTAATTTAACTAAATATCTTGTATCTCAATTAATGTTATCTAATGAAGAACGTATTGATGACTTACGTGTGTTCTTCCCTGAAGCTAAAGACGAGGATTGGGAAGTAATTACTGCAGGACAACGTGTTCAAGTGATTAAAGATACTGATAAATCTAAAGGTAACCTACAGTTTGGTACGGAAGTTATTACTTCTGAAGATGGTACACTAGCAGCTCTTCTAGGTGCTTCACCAGGTGCGTCAACAGCAGTAGATATTATGTTTGATGTATTACAACGCTGTTATCAATCAGAATTTAGTGATTGGGAATCTAAAATCAAAGAAATGGTACCTTCATTTGGCTTGAAACTCTCAGAACATGAAGATGTATACCATGCTGTAAATAAAGAAATTACAAAGTATTTAAATGTTAAATAATTTGTAGAAGCTAAGTTAATGATAAAGTAAGTCAATTAAAAACAAAGGCTCTAAGATGGTTTCAAACTTGAAATCATCTTAGAGCCTTTTTTATGAAGATAAAGTATAAACTAAAACATGGTTAGGAGTTAGTTTATACAGTGTTTTTAATTGGTAATTGAATTGTGAAGATTGTAGCGTCGTTAGATTGAACAGAAATAGTACCATTGTGCAATTCTACGATGGACTTTGTAATTGCGAGACCTAAACCATTACTACTCTGATCATTGTTTAGTTTATAAAATCTTTCGAAAATGTGAGACATATCTTTATCTCTGACTGTGCCCTCATTTTCGATGGTAAAAATAATCTTGGATGCTTCTATTGATAGATGTATCTGGATTAAGCCATATTGTGGGGTGTATTTAATGGCATTAATGATAAGATTGCTTAACGCTTGATGAATGAGTCTTTCATTTCCTAGGAAATATACCTCATCTAATTCTGTCATAATTACTAAATCTTTTTCTTCAATATGGAATTGCTCGTGTCTAACAATATCTTTAATTAAATCATTTAAGTGGATGCGCTTATCTAAAGTTAAATGTTCTGCGTTATCTAATTCAGATAGTAATAATAGTTCTTGCGTTAAATCACTGACTTGAGTAGTAATATTAAATAGCTCATTAACATGCATTTGTCTTTCTTCTTTACTTTTAGAAAATTGTAGTTGAGTTAATATACTTTGAATGTGTGTCAGTGGAGTTTTGATTTCATGAGATACATTTTGGACAAAATGTTGTCTCATTTCATCTACTTGTCCTAAACGTTTGCGCATTGTATCAAACCTTGATTGTAAGGTGCCAATTTCATCTTGACGTGTTTGATTGATAGGAGTTTGAAAATCGCCTTTCATCAGTCTATAGGTTGCACTTTTCAGAGTAGAAACGGGTTTAATAATTGAATACGTAGAAGCAATAACTAATGAAATTGAGATGACAAGTAATAGCCCAAGTAACACGGCTAAAAATATTCTAAACTCACTAAATGTTTCACCAATATCAGGACGCATAAATACTGCAACTGGTTTATCGTTAGATTTAAAGCGTAAGCCTACCGTGTTATCCGTTTCATTATCGAAAAAACCTGTGACAAATAATTCAAATGGCTTATTTTTAATACCGTGATAATTTTTACCATTCATTACAGATTGAATAGCAGATTGTGGTAATGTATCTCGACGGAATGGTTCT
Proteins encoded in this region:
- a CDS encoding cell wall metabolism sensor histidine kinase WalK; amino-acid sequence: MFKTLYSRIAIYTITVILFSAFISFVLTNIYYHFNLKASNDAKIMKTLEEARNYENAQNTQSLSSYFKHLGDMNYQILTVDNHGTKHFYGEPFRRDTLPQSAIQSVMNGKNYHGIKNKPFELFVTGFFDNETDNTVGLRFKSNDKPVAVFMRPDIGETFSEFRIFLAVLLGLLLVISISLVIASTYSIIKPVSTLKSATYRLMKGDFQTPINQTRQDEIGTLQSRFDTMRKRLGQVDEMRQHFVQNVSHEIKTPLTHIQSILTQLQFSKSKEERQMHVNELFNITTQVSDLTQELLLLSELDNAEHLTLDKRIHLNDLIKDIVRHEQFHIEEKDLVIMTELDEVYFLGNERLIHQALSNLIINAIKYTPQYGLIQIHLSIEASKIIFTIENEGTVRDKDMSHIFERFYKLNNDQSSNGLGLAITKSIVELHNGTISVQSNDATIFTIQLPIKNTV
- a CDS encoding malate:quinone oxidoreductase, translated to MSTQHSKTDVILIGGGIMSATLGTLLKELSPEKEIKLFERLDQPGEESSNVWNNAGTGHSALCELNYTKEGKDGSVDITKAIKINEQYQVSKQFWTYLVRTGQLDSPGKFIQSVPHMSFVKGENNVRFLKSRVDSLQKNLLFEKMEISEDPEKIKKWVPLMMEGRKSEEPIAITYDETGTDVNFGALTKKLISNLQEKHVEVNYKHEVQDIKKQDNGNWNVVIKDLTSGQITNYETEFVFIGAGGASLPLLQKTGIKESKHIGGFPVSGLFLRCKNPDVIKQHHAKVYGKAEVGAPPMSVPHLDTRFVNGERSLLFGPFAGFSPKFLKTGSYLDLIKSVKPNNIVTMLSAGVKEFNLTKYLVSQLMLSNEERIDDLRVFFPEAKDEDWEVITAGQRVQVIKDTDKSKGNLQFGTEVITSEDGTLAALLGASPGASTAVDIMFDVLQRCYQSEFSDWESKIKEMVPSFGLKLSEHEDVYHAVNKEITKYLNVK